One Roseimaritima multifibrata DNA window includes the following coding sequences:
- a CDS encoding polysaccharide biosynthesis/export family protein: MLLLVSTGCTALTNPIHGVPANRLPSQLFAKPKNNLVPIDISLLTLEPPRSYQLDSGDILGIYVEGVMPFVPLDKPPEPPPVNFPDASSLLPPSIGYPIPVAEDGTLSLPLLSPLNVRGLTLDQVREAIRQAYIEREIMPADKARPVVTLIQERTYNVIVVRQDNVSSNLNGEIRGSSDESSSGKLVKLPAYQNDILHALVQTGGLPGLKAKNEVQVLRSSKADKIKRAQFVSEFYRHQAAAQCDPCACPPELPADPSILRIPLRLPPGVVPSLSNDDIRLEDGDIVYIESRETEVFYTGGLLPGGEHMLPRDYDLDVLGAIAITGGNIGGTSGNGGGGGGMRGGIGGFGGVPPGQLYILRETECDGQVIIEVDLNKAIMNPRSRPLIQAGDVLILQYKCEEEIVNFGLGTFFTYGIQEMLRN, translated from the coding sequence ATGCTGCTATTGGTCTCGACCGGCTGTACGGCGCTGACCAATCCAATTCACGGGGTACCCGCAAATCGATTGCCATCGCAGCTATTTGCCAAACCAAAAAACAACTTGGTTCCCATTGATATTTCCCTGTTAACGTTGGAGCCGCCACGCAGCTACCAACTGGATTCGGGCGATATCCTGGGGATCTATGTTGAAGGCGTTATGCCGTTTGTTCCTTTGGACAAACCACCTGAGCCTCCTCCGGTGAACTTCCCAGATGCGAGCAGCCTACTGCCTCCTTCGATTGGGTATCCGATCCCGGTTGCTGAGGACGGGACCCTCTCCTTACCGCTGCTCTCGCCGCTGAACGTTCGCGGTTTGACACTGGACCAAGTTCGCGAAGCGATTCGACAGGCTTACATCGAACGGGAGATCATGCCCGCGGATAAGGCTCGACCTGTCGTAACACTGATCCAAGAGCGGACCTACAACGTAATCGTCGTCCGTCAGGACAATGTATCGAGCAATCTAAACGGGGAGATCCGAGGGAGCAGCGATGAAAGCTCCAGCGGCAAACTGGTGAAACTTCCCGCTTATCAAAACGATATCCTGCACGCCCTTGTGCAAACCGGTGGACTACCAGGATTGAAAGCGAAGAACGAAGTCCAAGTACTTCGCTCCAGCAAAGCCGATAAGATTAAACGGGCTCAGTTTGTTAGCGAATTCTATCGCCATCAAGCGGCCGCACAGTGTGACCCTTGTGCTTGCCCACCTGAATTGCCCGCCGACCCTTCGATCCTTCGCATCCCGCTGCGATTACCACCCGGCGTGGTTCCCAGCTTAAGCAATGATGATATCCGGCTAGAAGATGGCGACATCGTCTACATCGAATCTCGCGAGACCGAAGTCTTCTATACCGGTGGCTTGCTGCCTGGTGGCGAACACATGCTCCCTCGTGACTACGACTTGGATGTCCTCGGAGCGATCGCGATCACCGGCGGAAACATTGGTGGCACCAGCGGCAATGGCGGTGGCGGTGGCGGGATGAGGGGCGGTATCGGAGGCTTTGGTGGAGTCCCACCGGGGCAACTTTATATCCTCCGCGAAACCGAATGTGACGGACAAGTGATCATCGAAGTCGACCTGAACAAAGCGATCATGAATCCTCGCAGCCGACCATTGATCCAGGCCGGCGACGTCCTGATCCTTCAATACAAGTGTGAAGAAGAGATCGTGAACTTCGGTCTTGGAACCTTCTTCACCTATGGTATCCAAGAAATGCTCCGTAACTAA
- a CDS encoding hsp70 family protein: MSESAEGAEETNLSRYVVGIDLGTTNCAVSFVDTTQDPWQVESLRVPQWVDLRQWERRDTLPSFHYEWTVEEAAGDAPRLPWQESSPASCVGLFARDAGGRHPGRQASSAKSWLSHDGVDRTADLLPWHGEAGVQRLSPVDVSAAYLKHLREAWDYEHPDALLADQDVVITLPASFDEVARELTVQAAKQAGLPRVYLIEEPQAAFYAWIDSQGEAWQDAVTPGQLILVCDIGGGTTDLTLIRVRAAGGGQVQFHRVAVGKHLILGGDNLDLAIAKYAESKWQADQPETKLTPSQWERLVQASRVVKETMLATERPEEYTINLPAEGARLVGGAIQISLTAAEVDQTLLDGFFPAVELNTRPEAGQSGFQEFGLPYASDPGITRHLAAFLSDHRRSGMGDDTEAADRPDLVLFNGGVMGAPAIGQRIVDSLTRWFADESDWKPTVLDNQRLDLAVSRGAAYYGMVRRGQGIRIAANLGRSYYMQVSDHPPTGLCLIPGSAEAGERFVADTHPLEMQIGTPVQFPLWVSSTRLADDVGEVIPMQSGEATPLPPICTALVQKRRRKETTLRVLVEAELSEIGTVGLHCVDPVSGQRWKLDFDIRSTLETDRTAHQGGGEAAGIVDSETVSQCEEQIASVFASDWKGDSQPPSRLVKALQSILEQPRAAWPPSLLRSFWQTLFDEQAGRRVSPQHESRWLNLLGYCLRPGYGVAVDDWRVAQTWRVIHNKLAFPAASSSIESAILWRRIAGGLTPAQQEQLVLPLNAMLRGKGVRMPTNEALENWRLVGSLERLDIQTKIEWGRLALQMSKNKKHAKLHEAMIWTIGRLGSRQLTYGPLNTTVPRDEVARWVEQLTARKADCSSLPLALVQLSLPTGDRFRDLAEHDRDAVVAWLRGAGASEHYCSLVRDGGRLETDDEAAVFGETLPLGIRLVRS; the protein is encoded by the coding sequence ATGAGCGAGAGTGCGGAGGGGGCCGAGGAGACTAATCTATCTCGGTATGTCGTTGGCATCGATCTTGGAACGACCAACTGTGCGGTTAGTTTTGTCGATACGACCCAAGATCCTTGGCAGGTCGAATCGCTGCGAGTCCCCCAGTGGGTCGACCTGCGGCAATGGGAACGTCGCGACACGTTGCCTTCTTTCCATTATGAATGGACGGTAGAGGAAGCGGCCGGTGATGCGCCGCGGCTACCGTGGCAAGAGTCCTCACCGGCCAGTTGCGTTGGCTTGTTCGCGCGCGATGCGGGAGGCCGACATCCCGGCCGCCAAGCCTCGTCTGCAAAAAGTTGGTTGTCGCACGACGGGGTCGACCGGACCGCGGACCTGCTCCCCTGGCACGGTGAAGCGGGGGTGCAACGATTGTCGCCGGTCGATGTCTCGGCGGCCTACTTGAAACATCTCCGCGAGGCTTGGGATTACGAACATCCCGACGCCTTGTTGGCCGATCAAGATGTCGTGATCACGTTGCCTGCATCGTTCGACGAAGTGGCGCGTGAATTGACGGTTCAAGCCGCGAAGCAGGCCGGTTTGCCTCGTGTTTATTTGATCGAAGAACCGCAAGCGGCGTTTTATGCCTGGATCGATTCTCAGGGCGAAGCCTGGCAGGATGCGGTTACTCCGGGACAGTTGATTTTGGTTTGCGATATCGGCGGAGGGACCACTGACCTGACGCTGATTCGTGTTCGAGCCGCCGGTGGCGGACAGGTGCAGTTTCATCGTGTCGCGGTCGGTAAGCACTTGATCCTGGGCGGTGATAATTTGGATCTGGCGATCGCCAAGTACGCCGAATCGAAATGGCAGGCGGATCAACCTGAGACGAAATTGACCCCGTCTCAATGGGAACGGTTGGTACAGGCGTCACGGGTGGTCAAGGAGACGATGTTGGCGACCGAAAGGCCCGAGGAGTACACGATCAATCTGCCTGCGGAAGGGGCACGATTGGTGGGCGGGGCGATTCAGATTTCGCTGACGGCCGCCGAAGTCGATCAGACACTACTGGACGGATTTTTTCCCGCGGTGGAACTCAACACGCGTCCAGAAGCGGGGCAGAGTGGGTTCCAAGAGTTTGGTTTGCCGTATGCCTCCGACCCTGGGATCACTCGACATCTGGCTGCATTTCTCTCCGATCATCGCCGTAGCGGGATGGGGGATGATACCGAGGCAGCCGATCGCCCTGACTTGGTACTGTTTAACGGTGGTGTGATGGGAGCTCCGGCGATCGGCCAGCGGATCGTTGACTCGCTGACTCGCTGGTTCGCAGACGAATCCGATTGGAAACCAACCGTCCTGGATAATCAGCGCCTCGATTTAGCGGTTTCGCGAGGGGCCGCCTATTACGGGATGGTTCGTCGCGGGCAAGGCATTCGGATCGCGGCCAACCTGGGACGATCTTATTACATGCAGGTTAGCGACCACCCGCCAACCGGGCTCTGTCTGATCCCCGGCAGTGCCGAGGCAGGAGAGCGGTTTGTCGCCGATACGCATCCGCTAGAAATGCAAATTGGAACTCCGGTTCAGTTTCCGTTGTGGGTTAGCAGCACGCGATTGGCTGATGACGTGGGAGAGGTGATTCCCATGCAGTCGGGGGAAGCGACGCCGTTGCCGCCGATTTGTACGGCACTGGTCCAGAAACGTCGCCGGAAAGAGACCACGCTGCGGGTCTTGGTCGAGGCCGAACTAAGCGAGATCGGAACGGTTGGGCTTCATTGCGTCGATCCCGTTTCGGGGCAGCGATGGAAATTGGACTTCGATATTCGCAGTACCCTGGAAACCGATCGTACCGCACACCAAGGGGGAGGCGAAGCGGCAGGGATTGTGGACAGTGAAACCGTGTCCCAGTGCGAAGAACAGATAGCTTCGGTCTTTGCGAGTGATTGGAAAGGCGATTCGCAGCCACCCAGTCGGCTGGTTAAAGCATTGCAGTCCATTTTAGAACAGCCCCGCGCCGCATGGCCGCCATCGTTGCTGCGTTCTTTTTGGCAGACCCTGTTTGATGAACAGGCCGGACGCCGTGTGTCGCCTCAGCATGAATCGCGTTGGCTGAATCTGTTGGGTTATTGTTTGCGTCCAGGCTACGGAGTGGCCGTCGACGATTGGCGAGTCGCACAGACGTGGCGTGTGATCCACAATAAATTGGCTTTTCCTGCTGCTTCGTCCAGCATCGAATCGGCCATTCTGTGGCGGCGGATCGCTGGTGGATTGACTCCGGCACAGCAAGAGCAATTGGTCCTTCCCTTGAACGCGATGTTACGAGGCAAAGGGGTCCGAATGCCAACCAATGAAGCTTTAGAGAATTGGCGATTGGTTGGTTCGCTGGAGCGTTTGGACATCCAAACAAAAATCGAGTGGGGAAGATTGGCGTTGCAGATGTCCAAAAACAAAAAGCACGCGAAACTACATGAGGCGATGATCTGGACGATCGGAAGGTTGGGAAGCCGGCAACTAACCTACGGCCCACTCAATACAACCGTCCCACGCGACGAAGTGGCTCGTTGGGTCGAGCAATTAACGGCACGCAAGGCAGACTGTAGCAGTCTGCCGCTAGCCCTCGTTCAGCTTTCGCTCCCAACGGGAGATCGTTTTCGAGACCTGGCGGAACACGACCGAGATGCGGTCGTCGCTTGGTTAAGAGGGGCCGGAGCCAGTGAACACTATTGTTCGTTGGTTCGAGATGGCGGCCGACTGGAGACAGACGACGAAGCGGCAGTGTTCGGAGAAACACTGCCGCTCGGTATTCGTCTGGTTCGGTCCTGA
- a CDS encoding Hsp70 family protein has protein sequence MLSTSAKFSVGIDLGTTNSVVAYTPLEESAGIPALLPIPQIVQPGQTESRFSLPSFLYLPREGELESLRGSLPIDPRNGVAGIYARQQAAENPQRVVVAAKSWLCHHRQGRGQAILPWQAPDEVSKVSAMDCTTRFLQHLVAAWEAAHPEDPLLEQQVVLTVPASFDPAARELTRQAALDAGLPADFVLLEEPQAAVYSWLAGQSDKWRQRLGTGDSLLVVDVGGGTTDLTLVSVAEEEGELILQRTAVGNHLLVGGDNMDLTLAHVVSQQLAADGHTLDPWQSVSLWHACRNAKEQLLSADGPEEQTVSVLGRGSSLIGGTLSTTISKTKAAEILLDGFFPNCNAEARPERNVASGFQDIGLPYESDPAITKQIAAFLANQNEGDSESGLAGGRPTHLLLNGGVFRSPAIRERLTATLSGWCDGKLTPLTEGEDLDHAVAIGAAYYGWTKRQGGIRIRGGTARAYYIGIETAGLAIPGMPRPLRALCVAPQGMEEGTQMDVPSDPVGVVVGTSARFRFFASTMRSEDTAGTKLDHWSPEELVESDPIELQLTSENAGDEPFVPVQFHSRITELGMFELWCRATRSDEEWKMEFNVREEGHGEPV, from the coding sequence GTGCTCTCAACTTCTGCAAAGTTCTCCGTCGGGATTGACTTGGGAACAACCAATTCCGTGGTCGCGTACACTCCTCTGGAGGAGTCCGCAGGAATCCCCGCGTTGCTGCCGATCCCACAGATCGTCCAGCCGGGGCAAACGGAATCGCGATTTTCGCTTCCGTCGTTTTTGTACCTTCCTCGTGAGGGTGAACTGGAATCGCTGCGAGGCTCTCTGCCGATCGATCCACGCAATGGGGTCGCGGGGATCTATGCTCGCCAGCAAGCGGCAGAGAACCCACAGCGGGTCGTCGTGGCTGCCAAAAGCTGGCTCTGCCACCATCGCCAGGGCCGCGGCCAGGCGATCCTTCCTTGGCAGGCTCCTGACGAAGTTTCCAAGGTTTCGGCGATGGACTGCACGACGCGTTTCCTCCAGCACTTGGTTGCGGCCTGGGAAGCGGCTCATCCCGAAGACCCTTTGCTTGAACAACAAGTCGTTCTGACAGTTCCCGCGTCCTTCGATCCAGCGGCCCGTGAATTGACACGACAAGCCGCCTTGGATGCAGGGTTGCCTGCCGATTTCGTTCTTTTGGAAGAACCGCAAGCGGCCGTTTACAGCTGGTTAGCGGGACAGTCGGACAAATGGCGTCAGCGTTTAGGGACGGGGGATTCGCTGTTGGTTGTCGATGTTGGAGGGGGAACAACCGACCTGACTTTGGTTTCGGTTGCCGAGGAAGAAGGGGAATTGATTTTGCAGCGGACGGCGGTCGGGAATCATTTGTTGGTCGGTGGCGACAACATGGATTTGACGCTGGCCCATGTGGTGTCGCAGCAGTTGGCCGCGGACGGACATACGCTTGACCCATGGCAAAGTGTTTCGCTTTGGCATGCTTGCCGGAATGCTAAAGAACAGTTGCTGTCGGCTGATGGACCGGAAGAACAAACCGTATCGGTTTTAGGACGAGGGAGTTCGTTGATCGGCGGGACGCTTTCGACAACGATTAGCAAAACGAAAGCGGCCGAAATCCTGCTGGATGGATTCTTTCCAAACTGCAATGCGGAGGCTCGGCCCGAACGAAACGTTGCCAGTGGGTTTCAAGATATTGGCTTGCCATACGAATCGGATCCGGCGATCACGAAACAGATCGCCGCCTTCCTCGCGAATCAAAATGAGGGGGATTCGGAAAGTGGTTTGGCCGGCGGTCGTCCGACGCATCTGCTTCTCAATGGAGGCGTGTTTCGCAGCCCCGCGATTCGTGAACGGTTGACTGCAACATTGAGTGGATGGTGTGACGGTAAACTGACGCCATTGACCGAAGGTGAAGACCTGGACCACGCGGTTGCCATCGGGGCCGCCTATTATGGGTGGACCAAACGGCAAGGTGGGATTCGTATCCGCGGCGGGACCGCACGGGCTTATTACATCGGAATTGAAACCGCGGGTCTAGCGATCCCCGGAATGCCGCGTCCGCTGCGGGCTCTTTGTGTCGCCCCGCAGGGTATGGAAGAAGGGACACAGATGGACGTTCCCAGCGATCCCGTTGGAGTGGTTGTCGGCACGTCGGCGCGGTTTCGCTTCTTTGCTTCCACCATGCGAAGCGAAGATACCGCCGGCACGAAATTGGACCATTGGAGTCCTGAAGAATTGGTGGAAAGCGATCCCATCGAGTTGCAATTGACCAGCGAAAACGCAGGGGACGAACCCTTCGTGCCGGTTCAGTTTCACAGTCGAATCACGGAACTGGGAATGTTCGAATTATGGTGCCGGGCAACCCGCAGTGATGAAGAATGGAAGATGGAATTCAACGTTCGTGAAGAGGGTCACGGGGAACCGGTATGA
- a CDS encoding DUF2760 domain-containing protein, with product MALGTAFRAFFGSLFNSETSQRVQLALEGESAVSAPEPARIETAPVPPAPLPPARSDAVALLATLQREARLVDLVQEKLDAYSDAQVGAAARPCLLQCASILERVMGLQPVVAGSEGSQVEVPSGASPAAYQWIGEGSGTSGQLVHPGWKASRVDLPEWTGQDADAKIIAPAQIKH from the coding sequence ATGGCCCTGGGTACAGCTTTCCGAGCCTTTTTTGGCTCCCTTTTTAATTCAGAAACTTCGCAGCGGGTGCAGCTAGCACTCGAGGGCGAATCCGCCGTGTCGGCGCCCGAACCGGCTCGGATTGAAACGGCTCCCGTTCCGCCGGCTCCGTTGCCGCCGGCGCGCAGCGATGCGGTGGCCTTGCTAGCAACTCTGCAGCGAGAGGCTCGCTTGGTCGATTTGGTGCAGGAAAAATTGGATGCCTATTCAGACGCTCAGGTCGGCGCTGCGGCTCGACCTTGCCTGCTGCAGTGTGCATCCATTTTGGAAAGGGTGATGGGCTTGCAGCCGGTGGTGGCAGGTTCTGAGGGAAGCCAGGTGGAAGTTCCCAGTGGTGCTTCACCGGCCGCTTATCAGTGGATCGGCGAAGGAAGCGGAACGTCGGGACAATTGGTCCATCCAGGTTGGAAAGCCAGCCGCGTCGATTTGCCCGAGTGGACCGGTCAGGATGCTGACGCAAAAATTATTGCACCGGCTCAGATAAAGCATTGA
- a CDS encoding class I SAM-dependent methyltransferase, with amino-acid sequence MISPDLYKNSQTYDFFIKLLGYQAGIDRYLRTMTLETAPRRVLDAGCGTGLLGLHFLQRFPQTRLLATDLEPNFLQATLANADSRKIDRKRIEVGIANISAPRKITSLDGQLSTLDEGTFDLICVGAVVGYADDTKQSLRELVSLLAPGGTLINIEMNESLTGRFVSHRYHYHNIPLAQMQQLLTEAGCEMKAMKLSLKHLPAKLTRTAIVARKK; translated from the coding sequence ATGATCAGCCCCGATTTATACAAAAATAGCCAAACCTACGACTTCTTCATCAAATTACTCGGCTACCAAGCGGGCATCGATCGGTATCTCCGGACGATGACGCTGGAAACCGCCCCTCGCCGGGTGCTTGATGCGGGCTGCGGCACCGGTCTGCTGGGACTGCATTTTCTTCAGCGTTTTCCCCAGACTCGTTTATTGGCGACCGACCTAGAACCCAATTTTCTGCAAGCGACGCTCGCCAATGCCGATTCGCGGAAAATCGACCGCAAGCGAATTGAAGTCGGCATCGCCAACATTTCAGCCCCCAGAAAAATCACCTCGCTAGATGGTCAACTGTCGACGCTCGATGAAGGGACTTTTGACCTGATCTGCGTCGGAGCGGTTGTGGGGTACGCGGACGATACAAAACAAAGCCTCCGTGAATTGGTCTCGCTGTTGGCTCCAGGTGGGACGTTGATCAATATCGAAATGAATGAAAGCCTCACCGGCCGATTTGTTTCCCATCGCTACCACTACCACAATATCCCGCTCGCTCAAATGCAACAGCTGCTCACGGAAGCTGGATGTGAGATGAAAGCGATGAAGCTAAGCCTAAAGCATCTGCCAGCCAAACTGACCAGAACCGCCATCGTCGCTCGCAAGAAGTAA
- a CDS encoding amylosucrase — protein sequence MIGTKNNGAASQNGAPSQGKRTSGNLRPGSLAFEAQLTLQRLLPRLDAVWEKTKTSERVRHDFEVRLHDHWQSLFELLRELYGQRYDFFYHLEQILITAAEAWAHRSPVLREVDHQRINDPDWFTSEKMVGGALYVDLFSDNLGRLRESIGYFQELGLTYLHLMPLFAVRPGNNDGGYAISNYRSVDPRLGTMEDLRLLADDLREAGICLVLDFVFNHTSDDHQWAQKAQAGELEYQEFYYIYPDRETPDRYEQTLREIFPTVRRGNFTWHDGMQQWVWTTFNSFQWDLNYSNPSVFRAMLEELFFIADTGVDILRLDAVAFIWKQMGTNCENLPKAHTLIQAFNRLASIATPGLLFKSEAIVHPDDVVKYIGHDECQISYNPTLMALLWESLATREVRLLTQSLSHRHQLPENTAWVNYLRCHDDIGWTFDDADASKIGINAYDHRQFLNRFYTGQFQGSFARGIPFQENQATGDMRIAGTMASLAGLELAIEHEDEKGMDEAIGRILLLQGVALSIGGIPLLYLGEEWGMLNDYDFVEDPAKAGDTRWVHRPKMKWEFLEELGDSLGSGPGSLRRRIFRSLQRMITVRKSLPALGGQKMDLVQSGNTHLLTFVRSRDSHRLVVVANFSEQPQSLEGNVLRTAGLGRFFEDAIGGQTYGSSTDLIVAPYQVLWLKRV from the coding sequence ATGATCGGCACGAAGAATAACGGAGCCGCCTCCCAAAACGGTGCACCTAGCCAAGGAAAAAGGACGTCCGGGAACCTTAGGCCTGGAAGTCTTGCGTTTGAGGCACAACTTACATTGCAGCGTTTGCTGCCAAGGCTAGACGCGGTTTGGGAGAAAACGAAAACATCGGAACGTGTGCGGCACGATTTCGAAGTTCGATTGCATGACCACTGGCAATCGCTGTTTGAACTGCTGCGCGAATTGTATGGCCAGCGGTACGATTTCTTTTACCACCTAGAACAAATTCTGATCACCGCTGCGGAAGCTTGGGCTCATCGTTCACCGGTGCTTCGTGAGGTGGATCATCAGCGTATCAACGATCCCGATTGGTTTACGTCGGAGAAGATGGTTGGCGGCGCCTTATACGTCGATTTGTTTAGCGACAATCTAGGACGCTTGCGAGAATCGATTGGTTACTTTCAAGAACTAGGGCTGACCTACCTTCACTTGATGCCGCTGTTTGCCGTTCGCCCGGGAAACAATGATGGTGGTTATGCGATCAGTAATTACCGTTCGGTCGATCCTCGCTTGGGAACGATGGAGGACCTCAGACTACTGGCGGACGATCTCCGTGAAGCGGGGATTTGCTTGGTCCTCGATTTTGTTTTTAACCACACCTCGGATGATCATCAGTGGGCTCAGAAAGCTCAGGCCGGTGAGTTGGAGTATCAAGAGTTTTACTACATCTATCCCGATCGAGAGACTCCGGACCGGTACGAGCAGACCCTTCGCGAGATTTTTCCTACCGTCCGCAGAGGGAACTTCACTTGGCATGACGGGATGCAACAGTGGGTTTGGACCACGTTCAATAGTTTCCAGTGGGACCTGAATTACAGCAACCCATCGGTCTTTCGAGCGATGCTGGAAGAGCTGTTTTTTATCGCGGATACCGGGGTCGATATTTTAAGGCTGGATGCGGTTGCCTTTATCTGGAAACAGATGGGAACCAATTGCGAAAATCTGCCGAAGGCCCATACCTTGATCCAGGCGTTTAACCGATTGGCGAGTATCGCAACCCCAGGCCTGCTGTTTAAATCCGAAGCGATCGTGCACCCGGACGATGTCGTTAAGTATATCGGTCACGACGAATGCCAGATTTCTTATAATCCAACGTTGATGGCGTTGTTGTGGGAATCGTTGGCGACGCGTGAGGTTCGATTATTGACCCAGTCGCTCAGTCACCGACATCAATTGCCAGAAAACACGGCATGGGTGAACTACCTTCGCTGCCATGATGATATCGGCTGGACCTTTGATGATGCCGATGCCTCGAAGATAGGAATCAATGCCTATGACCATCGGCAGTTCCTCAATCGGTTTTACACCGGTCAGTTTCAAGGATCGTTTGCACGCGGAATCCCTTTCCAAGAGAACCAAGCGACCGGGGACATGCGTATCGCCGGCACGATGGCTTCCCTGGCAGGCCTTGAATTAGCGATTGAGCATGAAGACGAAAAGGGAATGGACGAAGCGATCGGCCGTATCCTGCTTCTTCAGGGAGTCGCACTGAGTATCGGTGGGATTCCGCTGCTGTATCTGGGTGAAGAGTGGGGAATGCTAAACGATTATGATTTCGTTGAAGATCCAGCCAAAGCAGGCGATACGCGGTGGGTTCACCGTCCCAAAATGAAGTGGGAGTTCTTGGAGGAACTGGGAGACAGTTTGGGCTCGGGGCCGGGATCGCTCAGGCGACGGATCTTTCGGTCGCTTCAGCGGATGATCACGGTGCGCAAGTCATTGCCAGCGCTGGGCGGACAAAAGATGGACCTTGTTCAGTCAGGCAATACACATCTGTTAACATTTGTTCGGTCGCGAGACAGCCACCGTTTGGTGGTGGTCGCAAACTTCTCCGAACAACCGCAGTCACTGGAGGGTAATGTGCTGCGAACCGCGGGGCTAGGACGGTTCTTCGAAGACGCGATCGGCGGTCAAACCTATGGCAGTAGCACGGACCTGATAGTTGCCCCCTACCAGGTTCTCTGGTTGAAAAGAGTCTAA